Proteins co-encoded in one Rubrobacter aplysinae genomic window:
- a CDS encoding class E sortase, with amino-acid sequence MIGFRRPVELLGQSTGNPGAPGSPVTERTAKSGRQEDKPEAGPDEEGSGESQEEADKEENSADEDQGEAEEKQEEPEPPRDPTMWMYIPRLGIRGHTVREGDSEQLMALGAMKLPSTAHPWQGGANPYITGHRIGYPGRESYYQFYNLPAMRTGNPVYLRDANWSLYEYRVTEKFAVGPSESWVTEPVTGKDLVTLQTCTDSVARSTWWDITPKLMAAGPDTGRLIIRAERV; translated from the coding sequence TTGATTGGCTTCAGAAGACCCGTGGAGCTCCTGGGCCAGAGCACGGGAAATCCCGGCGCTCCAGGATCACCTGTTACCGAGCGTACCGCCAAATCCGGCCGGCAAGAAGATAAGCCTGAAGCCGGGCCGGATGAAGAAGGTTCCGGCGAGAGTCAGGAGGAGGCGGATAAGGAAGAGAATTCAGCCGATGAGGATCAAGGCGAGGCCGAGGAGAAGCAGGAGGAACCGGAGCCGCCCAGGGATCCGACTATGTGGATGTACATACCGAGGCTCGGTATCCGGGGCCACACGGTAAGGGAGGGCGACTCCGAGCAGCTAATGGCTCTCGGGGCGATGAAGCTGCCGAGCACGGCCCATCCCTGGCAAGGCGGGGCGAACCCCTACATCACGGGGCACCGCATCGGCTATCCGGGACGGGAGAGCTACTATCAGTTCTACAACCTGCCGGCGATGAGGACCGGGAACCCGGTCTACCTCAGGGATGCGAACTGGAGCCTCTACGAGTATCGCGTCACGGAAAAGTTCGCCGTCGGCCCTTCGGAGTCCTGGGTTACAGAGCCCGTGACCGGCAAGGATCTGGTCACGCTACAGACCTGCACGGACTCCGTGGCGCGCTCGACCTGGTGGGACATAACGCCGAAGCTGATGGCGGCGGGGCCGGACACCGGACGCCTCATAATCCGCGCGGAGAGGGTGTGA
- a CDS encoding NAD(P)-dependent oxidoreductase: protein MTEIAVLGTGIMGAPMARNLLSAGFGVRVWNRTTEKALPLAGEGAAVADSPGEAASGADFLLTMLADADAVAEAASGGAIDSLAEGAVWIQTSTVGVEGNERLARLAADRGVRFVDAPVLGTREPAEQGQLVVLASGPGDAEERCAPVFNAVGAKHLWLGEAGAGSRLKLVVNNWITGLLGLLGETISLARATGVDPRSFLETIQGGPLDAPYAQSKGGMMIQGEYPPSFTSDLARKDVGLVMDAARSGGLEPAIAEAVARYFDGAIEDGHGGEDMAAVIEGIARS, encoded by the coding sequence TTCGGGGTGCGTGTCTGGAACCGCACCACGGAGAAAGCCCTGCCGCTCGCCGGAGAAGGCGCGGCCGTGGCGGATAGCCCCGGCGAGGCGGCCTCCGGGGCGGACTTCCTGTTGACAATGCTCGCCGACGCCGACGCGGTCGCAGAGGCGGCCTCTGGGGGAGCCATAGACTCGCTGGCCGAGGGGGCGGTCTGGATCCAGACCAGCACCGTCGGGGTAGAGGGGAACGAGCGTCTGGCGCGCCTGGCCGCCGACCGGGGGGTGAGATTCGTGGACGCGCCCGTACTCGGCACCAGAGAGCCCGCCGAGCAGGGTCAGCTCGTCGTGCTCGCCTCCGGTCCCGGAGATGCCGAGGAGCGGTGCGCCCCCGTATTTAACGCCGTCGGCGCGAAGCACCTGTGGCTCGGGGAGGCCGGAGCCGGGAGCCGCCTCAAGCTCGTGGTGAACAACTGGATCACGGGCCTCCTCGGCCTGCTCGGCGAGACCATCTCACTGGCTCGCGCGACCGGCGTGGACCCGCGGAGCTTTCTGGAGACCATCCAGGGCGGCCCCCTCGACGCGCCCTACGCCCAGTCGAAGGGCGGAATGATGATCCAGGGCGAGTACCCGCCGAGCTTCACCTCCGACCTCGCCCGCAAGGATGTCGGCCTCGTAATGGACGCGGCCCGCTCCGGCGGCCTCGAACCCGCCATCGCGGAGGCCGTCGCCCGCTACTTCGACGGCGCCATAGAGGACGGCCACGGCGGCGAGGATATGGCCGCCGTGATCGAAGGCATAGCCCGGTCTTAG